From Cyclobacteriaceae bacterium, a single genomic window includes:
- a CDS encoding sodium-dependent transporter, with protein sequence MSDRGNFSSRIGFILAAAGSAVGLGNIWRFPYLAGTNGGAGFLFIYLLCILALCVPVMIGEIAIGRNAGSDAFGSYKKLGGGKWGYLGLYGILAGIIILSYYNVVAGWAFGYFIEISFGNLLENQDFGQFFGAYVNDIGPIFLFSLGFMVITAVIVSQGIAKGIEAANKIMMPGLYIILIALIIYGLTLNNAMAGVKFYLVPQLENITSRTIFYALCQAFFSLSLGMGCLITYGSYVTKDQNIVKSATIISVADTSVAFLAGLLVFPLVFSLGAEPGQGPKLIFVILTQAFATMGPIVGRVVGGSFFLLICFAALTSTISLLEVPAAFFVDTKKLPRKAVVWGLSGLIFVIGLPSMFSQGIVPMLNHLPVHNSPDFLSFVADLCDIMLISGGCLMCFFIRNKWKIDNLNKELAIGNPGYLNSALQAYVNFSISWICPVILSILSTLVIIDKFFGLEWLF encoded by the coding sequence ATGTCTGACCGCGGTAACTTTTCCAGTCGTATTGGTTTCATTCTTGCCGCTGCAGGATCAGCCGTTGGACTCGGCAACATCTGGCGCTTCCCCTATCTTGCGGGAACCAACGGTGGTGCGGGCTTCCTTTTCATTTACCTCCTCTGCATCCTGGCATTGTGCGTACCCGTCATGATCGGTGAAATTGCTATCGGAAGAAATGCCGGAAGCGATGCCTTTGGATCCTATAAAAAACTCGGCGGTGGAAAGTGGGGATATCTTGGACTTTACGGAATTCTTGCCGGGATCATCATCCTCTCTTATTATAATGTTGTCGCAGGCTGGGCATTCGGATACTTCATTGAAATCTCTTTCGGAAACCTTCTGGAGAACCAGGATTTCGGTCAGTTCTTCGGAGCCTATGTAAATGATATCGGCCCTATCTTTTTGTTTTCGCTTGGCTTCATGGTGATAACAGCTGTGATCGTTTCGCAAGGCATTGCAAAAGGTATTGAAGCTGCCAATAAGATCATGATGCCGGGATTGTACATCATTCTTATTGCACTCATTATTTATGGCCTTACACTTAACAATGCTATGGCCGGTGTAAAGTTCTACCTCGTGCCTCAGCTGGAAAACATCACATCCCGTACAATTTTCTATGCGTTATGTCAGGCTTTCTTTTCTCTATCACTGGGGATGGGATGTCTCATTACTTATGGATCGTATGTTACCAAAGATCAGAACATCGTAAAATCGGCTACAATTATATCTGTCGCTGATACATCCGTTGCTTTCCTTGCCGGATTGTTGGTGTTTCCATTAGTGTTCTCTCTTGGCGCTGAACCCGGCCAGGGACCTAAATTGATTTTTGTTATTCTTACTCAGGCTTTCGCAACGATGGGACCTATCGTTGGAAGAGTGGTAGGCGGTTCATTCTTCCTGTTGATTTGTTTTGCTGCTCTTACCTCCACCATTTCGTTACTGGAAGTTCCTGCCGCATTCTTTGTTGATACTAAAAAGCTCCCAAGAAAAGCTGTGGTATGGGGACTATCTGGTTTGATCTTCGTCATCGGCCTTCCAAGTATGTTCAGTCAGGGAATCGTGCCCATGTTAAATCACCTTCCTGTTCACAATAGTCCGGACTTCCTGTCTTTCGTAGCTGATCTGTGTGATATCATGCTGATCTCAGGAGGCTGCCTCATGTGCTTCTTCATCAGGAATAAGTGGAAGATCGATAACCTGAATAAAGAGCTCGCCATTGGAAATCCTGGCTACCTCAATTCCGCTCTTCAGGCATATGTCAATTTTTCTATCAGCTGGATATGCCCGGTGATCTTAAGTATCTTATCTACTTTGGTAATTATCGATAAGTTCTTCGGCCTTGAATGGCTCTTCTAA
- the sufD gene encoding Fe-S cluster assembly protein SufD — translation MSTLTEKKNLLLDIQTAFDKQPFKSEASRIQAMELLASKGLPGSKSEEYKFTPISRTLEKIENLNIGGAHPKNISAPVQVIQDLRCNVIAFINGHFSKEHSVILDKDLKVQASAVEAPIAESDPFDLLNHAFTSEIIHIAVASKKSIEHPVAIVYYFDSKEFVFANPRWSVSLGTQSSASFIEYTQCIGETQYINNKQSTFDVADNAHLEYTMIQNGSKSEIQTNNTRIQLASNATLSSFTFTFEGQLIRNNLSVIVDGQGIDANLTGLYMLSNKTIADNHTVVDHRKPNSNSNELYKGVMDGNSKGVFNGKIYVRPQAQKTNAFQSNRNILLSETASVNTKPQLEIWADDVKCSHGCTTGQLDEEALFYLRSRGISKEMARGMMLNAFAAQTLSSMKNETVRNYIDSLISEKLQKSFS, via the coding sequence ATGAGTACTCTCACAGAAAAGAAGAATTTATTACTGGATATTCAGACAGCTTTTGATAAGCAACCTTTCAAGAGTGAAGCTTCACGCATTCAGGCGATGGAACTGTTGGCAAGCAAAGGCCTGCCCGGATCTAAAAGTGAAGAATATAAATTCACTCCCATCAGCAGAACTCTTGAGAAAATTGAAAATCTCAACATCGGTGGAGCTCATCCTAAAAACATCTCCGCTCCTGTTCAGGTCATCCAGGACCTCAGGTGCAATGTCATTGCTTTTATAAACGGGCATTTCTCAAAAGAACATTCTGTTATTCTTGACAAGGACTTAAAAGTACAGGCATCCGCAGTGGAAGCACCAATTGCTGAAAGTGATCCGTTCGACTTACTGAATCACGCCTTTACTTCAGAGATTATTCACATCGCTGTTGCCTCCAAAAAATCGATTGAACATCCGGTTGCCATCGTATACTATTTTGATTCAAAGGAATTTGTTTTCGCTAATCCGCGATGGTCCGTTTCTCTTGGCACTCAAAGCTCAGCTTCCTTCATTGAATACACTCAATGCATTGGGGAAACTCAATACATCAACAATAAGCAATCAACATTTGATGTTGCTGACAACGCTCATCTTGAGTACACGATGATCCAGAACGGATCGAAGTCAGAGATCCAAACCAACAATACACGCATTCAGCTTGCATCCAATGCAACGCTTTCTTCTTTTACTTTCACTTTTGAAGGTCAGTTGATCCGCAATAATCTTTCTGTCATCGTCGATGGTCAGGGAATTGATGCCAATCTTACGGGATTGTATATGCTCTCAAATAAGACCATTGCTGATAATCATACAGTCGTGGATCATCGCAAGCCCAATTCAAACAGCAATGAATTGTACAAAGGTGTGATGGATGGAAATTCAAAAGGTGTTTTCAATGGCAAGATCTATGTGCGTCCTCAGGCGCAAAAGACCAATGCCTTTCAATCCAACAGAAATATTCTGTTAAGCGAAACCGCAAGTGTGAACACCAAGCCTCAGCTTGAGATCTGGGCAGATGATGTAAAATGCTCTCATGGCTGCACAACCGGTCAGCTGGATGAAGAGGCCCTGTTTTATCTGCGCTCACGCGGTATCTCCAAAGAGATGGCTCGTGGCATGATGCTCAATGCTTTTGCTGCTCAGACACTTTCTTCCATGAAGAATGAAACGGTAAGAAATTATATAGATTCCCTCATCTCCGAAAAGCTTCAAAAGAGTTTCTCCTGA
- a CDS encoding alanine:cation symporter family protein: MSTMSEIIAAIATGVWTPVLFLLILGGLFFFIYSRFIHYRYFFHSIAILKGKYHNPNDPGQISPYEALSTALASTVGMGNIAGVAAAISLGGPGALFWMWITAFVGMSTNFFTSTLSVMYRGKDSAGIIQGGPMYVIREALGKGWMPLAYLFCTCCLIGCLPIFQANQLTQAIIDIGVSSESVKAMSFTILGFEINTLKFIIGIVLTVISAVVIIGGIERIGSWAGKMVPLMIVIYFFSVVTILLINYSMVPHYLWMIITDAFAANHYRGEPALGGIVGGLIVTGVRRASFSNEAGIGTAPMALGASQSTEPIREGLVSMLSPAIDTLLVCSLTALAILVTGVWETSGASGVTLTAMAFQSSLPGVGKYLLLICAFFFAITSLFSYSYYGSKALAFMFGTRSSRYYDYFYLTTIIIGAVASMADVMNVIDIAYALMAVPTMVSGFVLAPKVLAEARSYFSRMKAKGDL; the protein is encoded by the coding sequence ATCTCCACTATGAGTGAAATCATCGCAGCAATCGCAACCGGCGTCTGGACTCCCGTTCTTTTTTTACTCATTCTCGGCGGATTATTCTTCTTTATTTATTCAAGATTCATTCATTATCGCTACTTCTTTCACTCCATCGCGATCCTGAAAGGAAAGTATCACAATCCTAATGATCCAGGTCAGATAAGTCCCTATGAAGCATTGTCTACTGCGCTTGCATCTACTGTTGGTATGGGAAATATCGCGGGTGTTGCTGCTGCTATAAGTCTTGGTGGACCCGGTGCATTATTCTGGATGTGGATTACTGCTTTTGTCGGTATGTCAACCAATTTCTTCACCAGCACATTGTCTGTCATGTATCGTGGCAAAGATTCTGCCGGCATAATTCAGGGTGGGCCCATGTATGTTATCCGTGAAGCACTGGGAAAAGGCTGGATGCCCCTCGCCTATTTGTTCTGTACTTGCTGCCTTATAGGATGTTTGCCAATCTTTCAGGCAAATCAACTTACACAGGCAATCATTGATATCGGTGTCTCCTCAGAAAGTGTGAAGGCAATGTCTTTCACCATTCTTGGATTTGAGATTAACACATTAAAATTCATTATCGGCATTGTTCTCACCGTTATCTCAGCAGTAGTTATCATCGGAGGAATCGAACGCATCGGAAGCTGGGCAGGCAAAATGGTTCCATTGATGATTGTCATTTACTTTTTCTCAGTTGTTACAATACTCCTGATCAACTATTCTATGGTACCGCACTACTTATGGATGATCATCACGGATGCATTCGCTGCCAATCACTATCGTGGGGAACCGGCTCTTGGTGGAATCGTTGGAGGTTTGATAGTGACAGGTGTACGAAGAGCTTCGTTCTCAAATGAAGCAGGAATTGGAACTGCTCCCATGGCCTTGGGTGCATCACAAAGTACAGAACCCATTCGCGAAGGCCTGGTCTCGATGCTAAGTCCGGCGATTGATACATTATTGGTTTGTTCATTAACAGCGCTGGCAATTCTGGTTACTGGTGTTTGGGAAACTTCAGGAGCCAGTGGTGTAACTCTGACAGCCATGGCTTTTCAAAGTTCTTTACCAGGCGTTGGAAAATACCTGCTTCTTATCTGCGCATTCTTCTTTGCTATCACTTCCCTGTTCTCCTATTCCTATTACGGAAGTAAAGCGCTCGCATTCATGTTTGGAACCAGGTCGAGCCGTTATTATGACTACTTCTACCTGACGACTATTATCATTGGAGCTGTCGCATCGATGGCCGATGTTATGAATGTGATCGACATTGCTTACGCGCTCATGGCCGTTCCAACGATGGTTTCCGGATTTGTCCTTGCACCGAAAGTATTAGCGGAAGCCCGATCATACTTCAGCAGAATGAAAGCGAAGGGTGATCTGTAG
- a CDS encoding AMP-binding protein has protein sequence MTKDFPWYKSYPSGTPHEIGPLEYNSVVELFESSSKKYRDRVAFENMGAQLTFSEVDSLSTAFAAYLQSELGLKKGDRFAIQMPNLLQFPVAFIGAIKAGLIVVNTNPLYTPREMEHQFKDAGISAILILENFASNLQGILDKIPVKHVIIARIGDMVGPVKGAITNFVVKNIKKMVPAFHIPKAIPFNEVLRKGKSLKLDKPKIDVEDLVVLQYTGGTTGVAKGAQLSHRNLIAHNMMITHWFKPYMSVDQPNIMITALPMYHIFGLTVNGALMYSTGVKNVLITNPRDIPGFIKDLKKYKFTILTGVNTLFNGLLNNPKFKEVDFSYLHGAVAGAMAVQDAVANKWQEVTGTPIAEGYGLSETSPVLCCNPLDGKHKRGTIGIPMPSTEVGIFDDDGKQLAQGETGEICARGPQVMRGYWQKDNEGVFFHNEWFRTGDIGIMSEDGFFKIVDRKKDMIKVSGFNVYPNEIENVLASNPKILEVAAIGLPDEKSGEAIKVFIVKKDQSLTEEEVKSFSHANLTNYKVPRHIEFRTELPKTNVGKILRRALKEEETAKKKVA, from the coding sequence ATGACAAAAGACTTCCCCTGGTATAAAAGTTATCCAAGCGGTACTCCGCATGAGATTGGTCCCTTAGAATACAATTCGGTAGTTGAACTTTTTGAGTCCTCAAGCAAAAAGTACAGGGATCGCGTTGCTTTTGAGAATATGGGTGCTCAACTCACATTCAGTGAAGTTGATTCACTGTCGACCGCATTCGCCGCGTATTTACAAAGCGAGCTGGGTCTTAAGAAAGGGGACAGGTTTGCTATTCAAATGCCGAACCTCCTTCAGTTTCCTGTAGCATTCATTGGCGCTATCAAAGCTGGATTAATCGTAGTGAATACTAATCCTCTCTATACTCCAAGAGAGATGGAACATCAGTTTAAGGATGCAGGGATCTCTGCGATTCTTATACTGGAAAATTTTGCTTCAAACCTTCAGGGAATTCTTGATAAGATTCCTGTTAAGCATGTGATCATTGCCCGCATTGGTGATATGGTAGGACCTGTTAAAGGTGCTATTACCAACTTTGTAGTGAAGAATATTAAAAAGATGGTTCCGGCTTTCCATATCCCGAAAGCAATTCCTTTCAATGAAGTCCTTCGCAAGGGAAAGAGCTTAAAGCTTGATAAACCAAAGATTGACGTAGAAGATCTTGTAGTGCTTCAATATACTGGTGGGACAACCGGCGTAGCGAAAGGTGCCCAGCTTTCTCATCGCAACCTGATCGCGCACAACATGATGATCACGCACTGGTTCAAGCCATACATGTCGGTTGATCAACCGAACATCATGATCACGGCACTTCCGATGTATCATATCTTCGGACTTACCGTCAACGGTGCTTTGATGTATTCAACAGGAGTGAAGAATGTACTGATCACCAATCCGCGCGATATACCAGGTTTTATTAAAGATCTGAAGAAATACAAGTTTACTATTCTCACCGGAGTGAATACATTATTCAATGGCCTTCTTAATAATCCAAAATTTAAAGAGGTTGATTTTTCCTATTTGCATGGAGCGGTAGCAGGAGCGATGGCTGTTCAGGATGCTGTTGCCAATAAGTGGCAAGAGGTTACGGGAACACCTATTGCGGAAGGATATGGATTAAGTGAGACTTCACCTGTGCTATGCTGTAATCCATTGGATGGAAAACATAAACGCGGAACGATCGGAATTCCAATGCCAAGCACTGAGGTAGGAATTTTTGATGATGATGGTAAGCAGCTTGCGCAGGGAGAAACGGGAGAGATATGTGCAAGAGGACCACAGGTAATGCGTGGGTACTGGCAAAAGGATAATGAAGGAGTGTTCTTTCACAATGAATGGTTCCGAACAGGTGACATCGGTATTATGTCGGAAGATGGATTCTTCAAGATCGTAGACCGGAAGAAGGACATGATCAAGGTTTCAGGATTTAATGTTTATCCGAATGAGATCGAGAATGTGCTGGCTTCCAATCCAAAGATTCTGGAGGTGGCGGCCATTGGTTTGCCAGATGAAAAATCGGGAGAGGCTATCAAAGTGTTCATTGTGAAGAAAGACCAAAGCCTGACAGAAGAAGAAGTCAAATCATTTAGTCACGCAAATCTTACAAACTATAAAGTTCCCCGCCACATAGAATTCCGCACAGAGTTGCCTAAGACGAATGTAGGTAAGATACTTCGCCGGGCCTTGAAAGAGGAAGAAACTGCAAAGAAGAAGGTGGCATAA
- a CDS encoding winged helix-turn-helix transcriptional regulator, protein MTTSKPENYGIDKTDLKILEILIEDAKKPFTEVAKRAFVSQGTVHVRMNKLQEAGIVEKTTLKINYAKLGFDITAFIGIYLEKSGLYETVLERLKLIPEIVSVHYTTGNYSMFVKIHCRDTTHLKEVLHEKMQQVEGIERTETIISLEESLDRSVVLSE, encoded by the coding sequence ATGACTACTTCAAAGCCTGAGAATTATGGAATTGATAAAACAGATCTCAAAATCCTTGAGATCCTCATCGAGGATGCTAAAAAGCCCTTCACGGAAGTGGCAAAAAGGGCCTTTGTTTCACAGGGAACAGTCCATGTTCGCATGAATAAGCTCCAGGAGGCCGGAATTGTTGAGAAAACTACCCTCAAGATCAACTACGCCAAATTGGGATTTGACATCACTGCCTTTATCGGTATCTACCTGGAAAAGAGTGGTTTATATGAAACAGTTTTAGAAAGACTAAAGCTGATTCCAGAGATCGTCAGCGTGCATTACACTACGGGTAACTACTCCATGTTTGTGAAGATCCATTGCCGCGACACCACTCACCTGAAGGAAGTACTGCATGAGAAAATGCAGCAGGTGGAGGGAATTGAAAGAACTGAAACGATAATCTCTCTTGAGGAAAGTCTTGACCGGAGCGTCGTTCTCTCAGAATAA
- the sufB gene encoding Fe-S cluster assembly protein SufB: MSKDSQFLEEITSKEYEHGWTVDLETDSAPKGLNEGIVRFISNKKNEPEWMLEWRLSAFRHWKTMTEPKWPNVSYPAINYNDIIYYSAPKQKVTPKNLEDIDPELLRTFERLGISLTEQKRLSGIAVDAVFDSVSVATTFKEKLGELGIVFCSFSEAVKEHPELIKKYLGSVVPPNDNYFAALNAAVFSDGSFCYIPKGVRCPMELSTYFRINAANTGQFERTLIVADEGSYVSYLEGCTAPMRDENQLHAAVVEIYAMKNAEVKYSTVQNWYPGNKEGVGGIYNFVTKRGLCAGDHSKISWTQVETGSAITWKYPSCILKGDYSIGEFYSVAVTNNYQQADTGTKMIHIGKNTRSRIVSKGISAGKSQNSYRGQVHILKRAENSLNFSQCDSLLMGDQCGAHTFPYIDVENSSAKVEHEATTSKIGEDQIFYCRQRGIDEEAAVALIVNGYAKEVLSQLPMEFAVEAQKLLALTLEGSVG, translated from the coding sequence ATGAGTAAAGACAGTCAGTTCCTCGAAGAGATCACTTCCAAAGAATATGAGCATGGATGGACCGTGGATCTCGAGACGGATTCTGCCCCCAAAGGGCTGAATGAGGGCATTGTACGCTTTATCTCAAACAAGAAAAATGAGCCGGAATGGATGCTGGAATGGCGACTCAGCGCTTTCCGTCACTGGAAAACGATGACAGAACCAAAATGGCCTAATGTCTCCTATCCCGCTATTAACTATAATGACATTATCTATTACTCCGCTCCCAAGCAAAAAGTAACACCCAAGAACCTCGAGGATATCGATCCTGAATTATTGAGGACCTTTGAACGTCTGGGTATTTCATTGACTGAACAAAAGCGATTGAGTGGCATTGCCGTGGACGCCGTGTTTGACAGCGTATCCGTTGCTACTACTTTCAAAGAGAAGCTTGGCGAACTTGGAATTGTGTTCTGCTCCTTCAGTGAAGCAGTTAAAGAACATCCCGAACTGATCAAGAAGTATCTGGGGTCAGTCGTCCCTCCTAATGATAATTACTTTGCAGCACTGAATGCCGCAGTATTCTCTGATGGTTCATTCTGCTATATTCCGAAAGGTGTGAGATGCCCAATGGAGCTCTCCACTTACTTCCGTATCAATGCTGCAAATACAGGTCAGTTTGAAAGAACATTGATCGTTGCTGATGAGGGAAGCTATGTCAGCTACCTCGAAGGTTGCACTGCTCCTATGCGTGATGAGAATCAGCTGCATGCTGCAGTCGTTGAGATCTATGCAATGAAGAATGCGGAGGTAAAATATTCAACGGTACAAAACTGGTATCCTGGAAATAAAGAAGGTGTTGGAGGTATTTACAATTTTGTAACGAAGCGTGGATTATGTGCCGGTGATCATTCCAAGATCAGCTGGACTCAGGTAGAAACGGGGTCTGCCATTACATGGAAATATCCTTCCTGCATATTGAAAGGTGATTACTCCATTGGTGAGTTTTATTCTGTTGCGGTAACCAATAACTATCAGCAGGCAGATACCGGAACAAAAATGATCCATATTGGAAAGAACACCCGATCCAGAATTGTATCAAAAGGAATCTCTGCCGGTAAATCACAAAACAGTTATCGTGGACAGGTGCATATTTTAAAGCGTGCTGAAAATTCATTGAATTTCTCTCAGTGCGATTCATTGCTGATGGGTGATCAGTGTGGCGCGCATACGTTCCCTTACATAGATGTTGAGAATAGTTCAGCAAAAGTTGAGCACGAAGCCACTACATCCAAGATCGGTGAAGACCAGATCTTCTATTGCCGTCAGCGCGGAATTGATGAGGAAGCCGCTGTGGCATTGATTGTAAACGGATATGCAAAAGAAGTACTAAGTCAGTTGCCAATGGAATTTGCAGTAGAAGCACAAAAGCTTCTTGCTTTGACATTGGAAGGAAGTGTTGGATAA
- the sufC gene encoding Fe-S cluster assembly ATPase SufC yields the protein MLSIKNLQAKVEDKQILNGINLEVKPGEVHAIMGPNGSGKSTLASVLSGREEYEVTGGEVDYLGKNLLEMDPEIRAREGVFLAFQYPVEIPGVSTINFMKTALNKIREHRGQPTLDAVSFLQLMKEKIKLVEIDQSLLNRSLNEGFSGGEKKRNEIFQMAMLEPKLAILDETDSGLDIDALRIVSNGVNTLRSKNNAIILVTHYQRLLEYIVPDFVHVLYKGKIVKSGTKELALELEAKGYDWIKNELALA from the coding sequence ATGTTATCGATAAAGAATTTACAAGCAAAGGTTGAAGATAAGCAGATCCTGAATGGTATTAACCTCGAGGTAAAACCTGGAGAAGTTCATGCTATCATGGGTCCAAATGGTTCAGGAAAAAGCACGCTTGCTTCTGTCCTCTCCGGCCGTGAAGAATATGAAGTTACCGGAGGTGAAGTTGATTACCTCGGAAAGAATTTGCTTGAGATGGATCCTGAGATCAGGGCACGCGAAGGTGTATTTCTTGCTTTCCAGTATCCTGTGGAGATCCCTGGCGTCAGCACGATCAACTTCATGAAGACGGCGCTCAACAAGATCCGTGAGCACAGAGGTCAGCCTACACTGGATGCTGTGTCATTTCTTCAATTGATGAAGGAGAAGATCAAACTTGTAGAGATCGATCAATCACTTTTGAATCGTTCCCTCAATGAAGGATTCTCGGGTGGTGAAAAGAAACGCAACGAGATCTTTCAGATGGCGATGCTGGAACCTAAACTTGCCATCCTTGATGAAACAGATTCTGGCCTTGACATTGATGCTCTTCGCATTGTATCCAACGGCGTGAATACTCTCCGTTCAAAAAACAATGCAATCATTTTAGTAACACACTATCAGCGTCTGCTGGAATATATCGTACCGGACTTTGTGCACGTTCTTTACAAAGGAAAAATTGTGAAATCAGGGACCAAGGAACTGGCACTTGAACTGGAAGCAAAGGGTTACGATTGGATTAAGAATGAACTGGCGTTGGCGTAA
- a CDS encoding TonB-dependent receptor: MEEQKKITTQEKALQINLSKSIYGSFAEIGAGQEVAANFFKVGGASGTIAKTISAYDMKFSDAIYGQGERYVCEDRLIKMLEKEYVLLQERLPHRAEQVKFFAFADTIELLNYERTNQGHGWIGLRFQTHPQGEFNDCVVHVKMHDNDPLQQQFALGILGVNLLFGCMFMTDPEEIMLSLLDGLTTRRMEVDMWRISGPDFTHVDNRLMALKLVKNGLTKAAMFGPDGKVMQPSESLYKKNVLVLRGRFRPVTHVNVDMLLASRRHFRREADVNREKIVMLTELTLTDLGADGKIDEKDFLYRADIICSLGQTVLVSNYFEYYRLVDYLSKTTKGNKIGIIMGIYALQKVFEEKTYENLRGGLLESFASLFGTNVKLYIYPAWKKDSHELFTLKDFEAQLPDSTKNLFRYLMDNNKLEDIQDANVNNLHIISDNVLAMIRKGEIGWEKFVPHKVETAIKEHGLFDYPYRTDTKEVASVN, encoded by the coding sequence ATGGAAGAGCAAAAGAAGATCACGACCCAAGAAAAGGCGCTTCAGATCAATCTGAGTAAATCCATTTACGGCTCTTTTGCCGAAATCGGAGCTGGACAGGAAGTAGCTGCCAATTTTTTTAAAGTTGGTGGGGCTTCAGGAACCATTGCCAAAACCATTTCTGCTTATGATATGAAGTTCTCTGACGCCATTTATGGTCAGGGGGAACGCTATGTCTGTGAAGATCGGTTGATAAAGATGCTGGAAAAGGAATATGTGCTTCTTCAGGAGCGCCTGCCTCACAGAGCTGAGCAAGTGAAGTTCTTTGCTTTCGCTGATACGATTGAGCTATTGAATTATGAGCGTACCAATCAGGGCCATGGCTGGATTGGCCTTCGCTTTCAAACACATCCTCAGGGTGAGTTCAATGATTGTGTCGTCCATGTGAAGATGCATGACAATGATCCGCTGCAGCAGCAATTTGCACTTGGTATTCTGGGTGTGAATCTTTTGTTCGGTTGTATGTTCATGACCGATCCTGAAGAGATCATGTTAAGTCTTTTGGATGGATTGACAACCCGTAGAATGGAAGTTGACATGTGGAGGATCAGCGGACCGGATTTCACACATGTTGATAATCGTTTGATGGCATTGAAGCTGGTGAAGAACGGATTGACAAAGGCAGCGATGTTTGGCCCGGATGGAAAAGTGATGCAACCTTCTGAATCTTTGTATAAAAAGAATGTATTGGTGCTTCGTGGTCGCTTCAGGCCAGTGACACATGTAAATGTTGATATGCTGCTGGCCTCCAGAAGACATTTCAGAAGAGAGGCAGATGTAAATCGTGAGAAGATCGTAATGCTCACCGAGCTTACGCTTACCGATCTGGGTGCGGATGGCAAGATTGATGAAAAAGATTTTCTCTATCGCGCCGATATCATTTGTTCGCTAGGTCAGACCGTACTCGTATCCAACTATTTTGAATATTATCGCCTTGTAGATTACTTGTCCAAGACTACGAAGGGAAATAAGATTGGTATTATCATGGGGATTTACGCTTTGCAGAAAGTGTTTGAAGAGAAGACCTATGAAAATCTGAGAGGAGGATTGCTGGAGAGCTTTGCTTCTTTGTTTGGCACTAATGTGAAACTTTACATCTACCCGGCTTGGAAGAAAGACTCACATGAGTTGTTTACGCTTAAGGATTTTGAAGCGCAATTGCCTGATAGTACCAAGAATCTTTTCCGTTATCTGATGGATAACAATAAACTTGAAGACATCCAGGATGCGAATGTCAATAACCTTCACATCATTTCAGACAATGTACTGGCGATGATCAGAAAGGGAGAGATCGGATGGGAGAAGTTCGTGCCACACAAGGTTGAGACAGCAATTAAGGAGCATGGACTTTTTGATTATCCCTATCGAACGGATACCAAGGAAGTTGCTTCAGTGAACTAA